From a region of the Primulina eburnea isolate SZY01 chromosome 7, ASM2296580v1, whole genome shotgun sequence genome:
- the LOC140836487 gene encoding transcription factor bHLH30 — protein sequence MFSVSPSVYELGNCSDSYDILQRPLSISTPLTEGNHLNENLSPKSMAEAKAVAASNSHKEAERRRRKRINGHIATLKAILPNVHKTDKASLLGEAVRRVKELRQATAELTAMDRTNDDIKSKHKTTLDFAMFPTETDELKVCSCEDASGLIKATLCCEDRPEMILDLIQALNSVKAKVMRAEMCTIGGRTKSILWVELVSSNVGSERDLGLRKLRQVLKMVVEKSTLLAGSNQILPGNKRPRFYHF from the exons ATGTTTTCTGTTAGTCCAAGTGTTTATGAACTGGGAAACTGTTCGGATTCCTACGACATTCTTCAAAGACCATTGAGTATTTCGACACCATTAACAGAAGGCAATCACCTGAATGAAAATCTTAGCCCAAAATCCATGGCCGAGGCGAAAGCAGTTGCAGCAAGCAATAGCCACAAGGAAGctgaaagaagaagaagaaagcgGATCAATGGCCACATCGCCACCCTCAAAGCCATTCTTCCAAATGTTCACAAG ACAGACAAGGCTTCTTTGCTTGGAGAAGCAGTCCGTCGCGTGAAGGAGTTGAGACAAGCAACCGCAGAATTAACGGCCATGGATCGCACAAACGACGACATTAAGTCCAAACACAAAACAACCTTAGATTTCGCCATGTTCCCCACTGAAACAGACGAGCTCAAAGTATGTTCCTGCGAGGATGCCTCGGGCTTGATAAAGGCAACATTATGCTGCGAAGACAGGCCCGAGATGATACTTGACTTGATCCAGGCCCTGAACTCGGTCAAAGCGAAGGTAATGCGAGCAGAAATGTGCACTATTGGAGGTAGAACCAAAAGTATTTTGTGGGTGGAATTGGTTTCATCAAATGTCGGAAGTGAAAGGGATTTAGGCTTGCGAAAATTAAGACAAGTGCTGAAAATGGTGGTTGAGAAGTCCACTTTGTTGGCGGGTTCGAATCAGATTCTGCCGGGGAATAAAAGACCTCGTTTCTATCACTTCTGA
- the LOC140836490 gene encoding probable transcription factor At5g28040: MDSTTIHSSASKLPIKRKTPLDPNPTLLHPNESRVPPYKFHRIWTEPDEIRFLQGLVDCSSHNLAFPRDLEIFYSRFSNTMSQPYTKSQLSEKLRRLRKKFRVISTRLSKGLHQSQLSPHDRSLYDLSKQLWHPDFASISPFNGSRDLGFNDSGSNKNDDGMVKKSNLVGVKVDFSPNLPVISPSVKDQEFDYNLELESYDDENVDKDKRGDAFLGSENGEEVKLSEVNVKFEGEDGVMDNNEMHWRNVELGHVNFGREDTLGEVVVKVVLNVFDECCNDLRTMFLAGGSDEVRNTSYQSLQSRWQKQRISELDVLGRRLRLVLEHSLQKQ, translated from the coding sequence ATGGACTCCACCACGATCCATTCCTCCGCTTCAAAACTTCCCATCAAACGCAAAACCCCACTCGACCCTAATCCAACGCTACTCCACCCCAATGAAAGCAGGGTGCCGCCGTACAAATTCCACCGCATTTGGACCGAACCGGATGAGATCCGGTTCTTGCAGGGCCTCGTAGACTGCTCCTCCCACAACTTAGCCTTTCCCAGAGACCTTGAGATCTTTTACTCCCGCTTCTCCAACACCATGTCGCAGCCTTACACCAAGTCCCAGCTTTCCGAGAAGCTCCGCCGGCTACGGAAGAAGTTTCGGGTCATCTCCACCAGGCTGTCTAAAGGTCTCCACCAATCGCAGTTGTCTCCCCACGATCGGTCTCTTTACGACTTGTCCAAGCAGTTATGGCATCCGGATTTTGCCTCCATTTCACCCTTCAACGGATCGAGGGATTTGGGCTTCAATGATAGTGGCAGTAATAAGAATGACGACGGGATGGTTAAAAAATCCAATCTTGTTGGCGTTAAAGTCGACTTTTCACCTAATTTGCCCGTCATTTCTCCCAGTGTCAAGGATCAAGAGTTTGATTATAATCTGGAATTGGAGAGTTACGATGATGAAAATGTGGATAAAGACAAACGTGGGGATGCTTTTCTTGGTAGTGAGAATGGCGAGGAGGTTAAATTAAGCGAGGTGAATGTGAAGTTTGAAGGGGAAGATGGGGTAATGGACAATAATGAGATGCACTGGCGCAACGTCGAGCTGGGGCATGTGAACTTTGGCCGTGAGGATACATTAGGTGAAGTGGTGGTGAAGGTGGTGCTGAATGTGTTTGATGAGTGTTGCAATGACTTGAGGACGATGTTCCTTGCTGGTGGGAGTGACGAAGTGCGGAATACGAGTTATCAGAGTTTACAATCACGCTGGCAGAAGCAAAGGATTTCTGAATTGGATGTGTTGGGACGCCGATTGAGGTTGGTTCTTGAGCATTCTCTTCAAAAGCAATAA
- the LOC140836489 gene encoding uncharacterized protein isoform X3: MQCPNKFLMSATPYSLMNFPDFQTKSSSFCPWNRTQKIHRGPKANHSFYGENASEKMPSFPPEVKNITSTSNSFVKHCVKLRLSSSYRHLHGSVLVVGAILDRPIIECLLVLDNSHIPEEIDDPSVHIIRVNSVVMSKLSGVQSTDSVDFIALVKFPTTFHVASNNLHEEDCRKWFSFPHRILVLDGIQDPGNLGTLLRSATAFRWGGVLLLPGCCDPFNEKALRASRGACFHIQIITGNWTHIETLRKEFQMKMLAGHPSIGDKLNPVHKLSKELADSLAELPLCLVLGSEGTGLSETSKSSCELVSIPMAGEFESLNVSVAGGIFMYMLQPENHVVV, from the exons ATGCAATGCCCAAACAAATTCTTGATGTCGGCAACCCCTTATTCACTGATGAATTTTCCTGATTTTCAAACCAAGTCTTCATCTTTTTGTCCCTGGAATAGAACCCAGAAAATTCATCGTGGCCCAAAAGCCAATCACAGCTTTTACGGTGAAAATGCATCCGAAAAGATGCCATCTTTTCCTCCAGAAGTGAAAAATATAACGAGCACATCGAACTCTTTTGTGAAACACTGCGTCAAGCTTCGACTCAGTTCTTCCTATCGCCACTTGCACGGCTCAGTTCTTGTTGTTGGTGCTATTCTA GATAGGCCTATAATAGAGTGCTTGCTGGTACTTGATAACTCTCATATTCCTGAAGAAATTGATGATCCTTCTGTTCATATAATCCGAGTCAACTCGGTGGTTATGAGTAAACTTTCCGGTGTTCAGTCGACTGATTCTGTTGATTTCATTGCCTTGGTGAAATTTCCTACAACATTTCATGTTGCCAGCAACAACCTACATGAAGAAGATTGCCGGAAATGGTTTTCTTTTCCACATAGAATACTGGTTCTTGATGGAATACAG GACCCTGGCAACCTTGGTACACTACTTAGATCTGCTACAGCTTTTAGATGG GGTGGTGTGTTGCTGCTTCCTGGTTGTTGTGATCCATTCAACGAGAAAGCACTTCGAGCCAGTCGAGGAGCCTGCTTTCATATCCAAATTATTACTGGTAACTGGACACACATAGAAACTCTAAGAAAAGAATTTCAAATGAAAATGTTGGCTGGCCATCCTTCAATCGGTGATAAACTGAATCCAGTGCATAAACTTTCCAAAGAGTTGGCAGATTCTTTAGCAGAATTACCTCTTTGCCTGGTGTTAGGCAGTGAAGGAACTGGCCTTTCTGAAACCAGTAAGAGTTCGTGTGAGCTTGTGAGCATTCCTATGGCTGGAGAATTCGAGTCTTTGAATGTTTCAGTAGCTGGTGGCATCTTCATGTATATGTTGCAACCTGAGAACCATGTAGTTGTTTGA
- the LOC140836489 gene encoding uncharacterized protein isoform X2: MQCPNKFLMSATPYSLMNFPDFQTKSSSFCPWNRTQKIHRGPKANHSFYGENASEKMPSFPPEVKNITSTSNSFVKHCVKLRLSSSYRHLHGSVLVVGAILVRPIIECLLVLDNSHIPEEIDDPSVHIIRVNSVVMSKLSGVQSTDSVDFIALVKFPTTFHVASNNLHEEDCRKWFSFPHRILVLDGIQDPGNLGTLLRSATAFRWGGVLLLPGCCDPFNEKALRASRGACFHIQIITGNWTHIETLRKEFQMKMLAGHPSIGDKLNPVHKLSKELADSLAELPLCLVLGSEGTGLSETSKSSCELVSIPMAGEFESLNVSVAGGIFMYMLQPENHVVV, translated from the exons ATGCAATGCCCAAACAAATTCTTGATGTCGGCAACCCCTTATTCACTGATGAATTTTCCTGATTTTCAAACCAAGTCTTCATCTTTTTGTCCCTGGAATAGAACCCAGAAAATTCATCGTGGCCCAAAAGCCAATCACAGCTTTTACGGTGAAAATGCATCCGAAAAGATGCCATCTTTTCCTCCAGAAGTGAAAAATATAACGAGCACATCGAACTCTTTTGTGAAACACTGCGTCAAGCTTCGACTCAGTTCTTCCTATCGCCACTTGCACGGCTCAGTTCTTGTTGTTGGTGCTATTCTAGTAAG GCCTATAATAGAGTGCTTGCTGGTACTTGATAACTCTCATATTCCTGAAGAAATTGATGATCCTTCTGTTCATATAATCCGAGTCAACTCGGTGGTTATGAGTAAACTTTCCGGTGTTCAGTCGACTGATTCTGTTGATTTCATTGCCTTGGTGAAATTTCCTACAACATTTCATGTTGCCAGCAACAACCTACATGAAGAAGATTGCCGGAAATGGTTTTCTTTTCCACATAGAATACTGGTTCTTGATGGAATACAG GACCCTGGCAACCTTGGTACACTACTTAGATCTGCTACAGCTTTTAGATGG GGTGGTGTGTTGCTGCTTCCTGGTTGTTGTGATCCATTCAACGAGAAAGCACTTCGAGCCAGTCGAGGAGCCTGCTTTCATATCCAAATTATTACTGGTAACTGGACACACATAGAAACTCTAAGAAAAGAATTTCAAATGAAAATGTTGGCTGGCCATCCTTCAATCGGTGATAAACTGAATCCAGTGCATAAACTTTCCAAAGAGTTGGCAGATTCTTTAGCAGAATTACCTCTTTGCCTGGTGTTAGGCAGTGAAGGAACTGGCCTTTCTGAAACCAGTAAGAGTTCGTGTGAGCTTGTGAGCATTCCTATGGCTGGAGAATTCGAGTCTTTGAATGTTTCAGTAGCTGGTGGCATCTTCATGTATATGTTGCAACCTGAGAACCATGTAGTTGTTTGA
- the LOC140836489 gene encoding uncharacterized protein isoform X1, which produces MQCPNKFLMSATPYSLMNFPDFQTKSSSFCPWNRTQKIHRGPKANHSFYGENASEKMPSFPPEVKNITSTSNSFVKHCVKLRLSSSYRHLHGSVLVVGAILVREIYGFYKMLQDRPIIECLLVLDNSHIPEEIDDPSVHIIRVNSVVMSKLSGVQSTDSVDFIALVKFPTTFHVASNNLHEEDCRKWFSFPHRILVLDGIQDPGNLGTLLRSATAFRWGGVLLLPGCCDPFNEKALRASRGACFHIQIITGNWTHIETLRKEFQMKMLAGHPSIGDKLNPVHKLSKELADSLAELPLCLVLGSEGTGLSETSKSSCELVSIPMAGEFESLNVSVAGGIFMYMLQPENHVVV; this is translated from the exons ATGCAATGCCCAAACAAATTCTTGATGTCGGCAACCCCTTATTCACTGATGAATTTTCCTGATTTTCAAACCAAGTCTTCATCTTTTTGTCCCTGGAATAGAACCCAGAAAATTCATCGTGGCCCAAAAGCCAATCACAGCTTTTACGGTGAAAATGCATCCGAAAAGATGCCATCTTTTCCTCCAGAAGTGAAAAATATAACGAGCACATCGAACTCTTTTGTGAAACACTGCGTCAAGCTTCGACTCAGTTCTTCCTATCGCCACTTGCACGGCTCAGTTCTTGTTGTTGGTGCTATTCTAGTAAG GGAAATTTACGGCTTTTATAAAATGTTGCAGGATAGGCCTATAATAGAGTGCTTGCTGGTACTTGATAACTCTCATATTCCTGAAGAAATTGATGATCCTTCTGTTCATATAATCCGAGTCAACTCGGTGGTTATGAGTAAACTTTCCGGTGTTCAGTCGACTGATTCTGTTGATTTCATTGCCTTGGTGAAATTTCCTACAACATTTCATGTTGCCAGCAACAACCTACATGAAGAAGATTGCCGGAAATGGTTTTCTTTTCCACATAGAATACTGGTTCTTGATGGAATACAG GACCCTGGCAACCTTGGTACACTACTTAGATCTGCTACAGCTTTTAGATGG GGTGGTGTGTTGCTGCTTCCTGGTTGTTGTGATCCATTCAACGAGAAAGCACTTCGAGCCAGTCGAGGAGCCTGCTTTCATATCCAAATTATTACTGGTAACTGGACACACATAGAAACTCTAAGAAAAGAATTTCAAATGAAAATGTTGGCTGGCCATCCTTCAATCGGTGATAAACTGAATCCAGTGCATAAACTTTCCAAAGAGTTGGCAGATTCTTTAGCAGAATTACCTCTTTGCCTGGTGTTAGGCAGTGAAGGAACTGGCCTTTCTGAAACCAGTAAGAGTTCGTGTGAGCTTGTGAGCATTCCTATGGCTGGAGAATTCGAGTCTTTGAATGTTTCAGTAGCTGGTGGCATCTTCATGTATATGTTGCAACCTGAGAACCATGTAGTTGTTTGA